A genomic window from Camelina sativa cultivar DH55 chromosome 2, Cs, whole genome shotgun sequence includes:
- the LOC109126539 gene encoding uncharacterized protein LOC109126539, with protein MATSPKLTLRSGTQLADPAKYRRIVGSLQYLAFTRPDISYAVNRLSQFMHQPSTDHWTAMKRVLRYLAGTLDHGILLKRGINRSLHAYTDTDWAGDSNDYVSTNGYIVYLGQHPISWSSKKQRSIAKSSTEAEYQSVATTSTELNWICSLLKELGVSFTTPPVIYCDNIGIKFSPGNSVVHVSTKDQLADAFTKPVSRAAFTNFSTKIGVTKVPSS; from the exons ATGGCTACATCTCCAAAACTTACTCTACGGTCTGGTACACAACTTGCTGATCCGGCTAAATATCGAAGAATTGTGGGTAGTCTTCAATATCTAGCATTCACTAGGCCTGATATATCGTATGCGGTAAATCGCTTATCTCAATTTATGCATCAACCATCAACGGATCACTGGACGGCGATGAAGCGTGTCTTACGATACTTAGCGGGTACTTTAGATCATGGGATATTACTCAAACGTGGTATAAATCGGAGTTTGCATGCGTATACGGACACCGATTGGGCAGGGGACTCGAACGACTATGTCTCCACCAATGGTTACATTGTGTATCTCGGTCAACATCCCATCTCATGGTCCTCAAAGAAACAGCGGAGCATTGCCAAATCATCAACCGAAGCGGAATATCAGTCAGTGGCTACGACTTCTACTGAACTGAACTGGATATGCTCTCTACTTAAGGAACTAGGGGTCTCGTTCACTACACCTCCGGTCATATATTGTGATAATATTG GAATCAAATTCAGTCCAGGCAACTCCGTTGTTCATGTCTCCACCAAAGATCAATTGGCTGATGCATTTACCAAACCAGTGTCTCGGGCTGCCTTTACCAACTTCTCTACCAAGATTGGCGTGACCAAGGTCCCTTCATCTTGA
- the LOC109126542 gene encoding uncharacterized protein LOC109126542, translated as MVTRLKDGIRKPNPRFALLSHKVAYPEPKTVAEALKHPGWTSAMGEEITNCKAANTWSLTPPTPDMNVLGSKWVFRPKLNADGSLQKLIARLVAQGYNQEGIDYLETYSPVVKTAMVRAVLDLATKMQ; from the coding sequence ATGGTAACTCGGTTAAAGGATGGGATTCGTAAACCAAATCCACGATTTGCTCTGCTATCTCACAAAGTTGCTTACCCGGAACCCAAGACTGTCGCAGAAGCACTGAAACATCCAGGCTGGACTAGTGCAATGGGAGAAGAAATAACGAACTGCAAAGCTGCCAACACCTGGTCTTTAACTCCTCCTACGCCTGACATGAATGTGTTAGGTAGCAAATGggtgtttagacctaagcttaaTGCTGATGGTTCACTACAAAAGCTTATAGCTAGACTAGTAGCACAGGGATATAATCAAGAAGGGATTGATTACCTGGAGACTTATAGTCCTGTTGTCAAAACAGCTATGGTTCGAGCTGTTCTTGATTTGGCAACTAAGATGCAGTAG
- the LOC104721603 gene encoding UDP-glycosyltransferase 79B8-like, translating to MEPKFHAFMFPWFAFVHMIPFLHLANKLAEKGHRVTFLLPKKAQKQLEHHNLFPDSIVFYPLTVPHVNGLPAGAETTSDIAISKDNFLYEALDLTRDQVEAAFRALRPDLIFFDFAHWIPELAKEHMIKSVSYMIASATAVAHSHAPGGLLGVPPPGYPSSKVFFRGNDAHTISTFFERVCHQLTTGFKNCDVIALRTCKEIEGKFCDYISSQYQKKVLLTGPMLPELDTSKPLDEHWSQFLSGFPPGSVVFCALGNQTVLEKDQFQELCLGLELTGLPFLLAVNPPRGSSTVQEGLPEGFEERVKGRAEVWGGRVQQPLILSHPSVGCFVNHCGPGTIWECLMTDCQMVLIPYIGDQVLFTRLLTEEFEVSVEVPREKTGWFWKESLRDAIKSVMDKESDVGKLVRSNHAKLKEILVSPGLFAGYVNNFVEALADLISVKKHD from the coding sequence ATGGAGCCAAAGTTCCATGCTTTTATGTTCCCGTGGTTTGCTTTTGTTCATATGATTCCCTTTCTACATCTTGCAAACAAACTAGCTGAGAAAGGTCACCGGGTTACATTCTTGCTGCCTAAGAAAGCTCAAAAACAGTTGGAACATCACAACTTGTTCCCAGACAGTATTGTCTTTTACCCACTCACAGTCCCTCATGTCAATGGCCTCCCCGCTGGTGCCGAGACAACCTCGGATATCGCAATCTCTAAGGACAACTTCTTGTACGAAGCCTTGGATCTCACTCGCGATCAGGTTGAAGCTGCGTTCCGTGCTTTGAGACCGGATTTGATCTTCTTCGATTTTGCTCACTGGATTCCAGAATTGGCTAAAGAGCATATGATCAAGAGTGTGAGTTACATGATAGCATCTGCTACAGCTGTAGCTCATTCACATGCCCCTGGTGGTTTATTAGGTGTTCCCCCACCGGGCTACCCTTCATCGAAGGTGTTCTTTCGTGGAAACGATGCTCATACCATATCTACCTTCTTCGAGAGAGTTTGTCATCAGCTCACTACTGGTTTTAAGAACTGTGATGTCATTGCACTGAGGACATGCAAAGAAATCGAAGGCAAATTCTGCGACTATATATCGAGTCAATACCAAAAGAAGGTTCTCTTGACTGGTCCAATGCTCCCTGAGCTAGACACAAGTAAACCACTAGATGAACACTGGAGCCAATTTCTGAGCGGGTTCCCACCGGGATCAGTAGTGTTTTGTGCACTTGGCAACCAGACTGTTCTTGAGAAGGATCAATTCCAAGAACTCTGCTTAGGGTTGGAGCTGACAGGGTTACCCTTTCTTTTAGCGGTAAATCCACCCAGAGGATCATCGACGGTCCAAGAAGGGTTACCAGAAGGGTTCGAGGAGCGGGTGAAGGGGCGTGCTGAGGTTTGGGGAGGTCGGGTGCAGCAACCTTTGATATTGTCTCATCCATCAGTAGGCTGCTTTGTGAACCATTGCGGTCCCGGAACGATATGGGAGTGTCTGATGACTGATTGCCAAATGGTTTTAATTCCTTATATAGGTGATCAAGTTCTCTTCACAAGGTTGTTGACCGAGGAATTTGAGGTCTCTGTAGAAGTGCCGAGGGAAAAAACAGGATGGTTTTGGAAAGAGAGTTTAAGAGATGCGATCAAGTCTGTGATGGATAAAGAGAGCGACGTCGGGAAGCTAGTGAGGAGTAACCACGCCAAGTTGAAGGAGATTCTTGTTAGTCCTGGACTATTTGCTGGTTACGTGAATAACTTTGTTGAGGCATTGGCTGATTTAATCAGTGTCAAGAAACATGATTAG